The genome window ACGCCTGGCGAATAGTAGTGTAGCCCGTCGTAGACTGATACCATGTTTTTTGATATTAGCCATGTTCTTGGCTTCGTCCCACTCAAATTCCTGGGCGAGCATAGGGTCCTTACGCCGGGTCTATTTCTTTGTGCCCAGTGTACCCCTACGCCAGGATCCCAACATGATCGGAGGATGAAATGTCGCCCGGCGTGCTGTTCAAATAAAAAAATCCGGCCAGAGATCGGCGCCCGGGGTGACGGCGTAGCCGGCGAGGTCGGTGACGCCGGCGCGGGCCAGGGCCTCGTCATCGATAAAGAAGTCTCCGGGGCAGGCGCGGCTGTCTTGCGAGAGGATCCAGTGGGCGGCGTCCGCCACGATGGCGGGGGTGCGGGCGTGCCGGGTGGCCTCGTCGCCCCCGAGGAGGTTCTGGACGGCGGCGGTGGCGATGATCGTCCGCGGCCACAGGGCGTTGACGCCGATGCCGTCGGGTTTAAATTCTTCCGCCATGCCCAGCACACACAGGCTCATCCCATATTTCGCGATCGTGTACGCCACATGGGGGGCAAACCAGCGGGCTTCCAGGTTCAGGGGGGGAGATAGATTCAGGATGTGGGGATTGGCGGCGTTGCGGAGGTGGGGGAGGCATACCTGGGCGCAGAGGAACGCGCCGCGGGTGTTGACCTGATGCATGAGGTCGTACCGTTTCATCGGCGTGGCCTCCGTGCCGGCCAGGTAGATCGCGCTGGCGTTGTTGACCAGGATGTCGATCCCCCCGAAGGTAGCGACTGCACGGTCGACGGCATCGCGGACCTGCCCTTCCTCCCGGATATCCACCACACAGGGGAGGACGCGCCCTCCCGCGGCCTCGATCTCGGCGGCGGCGGAGTAGATCGTGCCCGGGAGCTTCGGATGGGCCACCTCGGTCTTGGCGGCGATGACAATGTTCGCGCCGTCGCGTGCGGCGCGGAGGGCGATGGACTTCCCGATCCCCCGGCTTGCGCCGGTGATAAAAAGCGTCTTGTTGGCGAGTGCAGGCATGGCGGCGGTGGGACGAAAGGAAACAAGCGGACGATTCATGGGCCGGCGGTTGGGAAGGAAAACGGGCGCGCCGTATCTTGCCCCCGGCTGTAGATGGTACCCAATCCGTGCGGTAGTTAAAAACGGCAGGTTAACGCAGCCGTAAGAAACCACTCGAAATCGGCTTATGAAGATCGGCATACTCCTCTTCCCGGGCTCCAACTGCGATCACGATTCCTACCACGTGGCAAGCCACGTGCTGCAGCAGGAGGCGCGTTTCATCTGGCACAAGGACAGCCGGATGGGCGATGTGGACCTGGTCATCGTGCCCGGGGGATTTTCCTATGGTGACTATCTGCGCGCCGGCGCCATCGCTCGATTTTCGCCGA of Rhodothermales bacterium contains these proteins:
- a CDS encoding NAD(P)-dependent oxidoreductase, which encodes MPALANKTLFITGASRGIGKSIALRAARDGANIVIAAKTEVAHPKLPGTIYSAAAEIEAAGGRVLPCVVDIREEGQVRDAVDRAVATFGGIDILVNNASAIYLAGTEATPMKRYDLMHQVNTRGAFLCAQVCLPHLRNAANPHILNLSPPLNLEARWFAPHVAYTIAKYGMSLCVLGMAEEFKPDGIGVNALWPRTIIATAAVQNLLGGDEATRHARTPAIVADAAHWILSQDSRACPGDFFIDDEALARAGVTDLAGYAVTPGADLWPDFFI